Within Haematobia irritans isolate KBUSLIRL chromosome 2, ASM5000362v1, whole genome shotgun sequence, the genomic segment GGCTAAGCGCCAGCGCGTTGACTTTGAAAAAGAACTGGAAAATATTTGTTCTCTTGACGATTCCTTGGAGCCGGAAGTTCAGTTGAGTAGCCAAAAGTAtgtaaaaaaggaaaataaaaacaaaaattacgagaATGGCTCCAAAAAGACCATACATGACACCTTATTGGAAATTGCAAATATGAAAGAGGAAGCTAAGGAACGTCGTCACAAGGAAAAAATGGAGGCAGTGAATACAATGCAAACTATTTTGCTTAGAATCTccgaacaaaatgaaattgagTACAATTTTGAAGCagtttaatataaaatagtaataagcatttggtaaaaatttttccattgatATGCATTCAAAAGGATACCTTGAAGTGAATCAAAGATTTTTCTCGATATGAAAGCCATTGCAGACTTTTCTCACAGTGAATGATGTTAATACATgaattgttatttaaaaaaattgcattcgtgaaaaaaatttaccaaatgttTCTagaatataattatgaactcagTACCTttgatcaaaattaaattttgagtttctatgtaacgttttatttttttttgttttattactttCTAATATGTATAAATGAATTACACTATACTacatgttattttatttatattatgtaGTATATAGTTAGCATAAACTATTCTTTAGTACAAACCATttcacaataaaaattaaaaatttgaattaaacaaATAGTCCTTTAAATCATTTCTCCGAATATGTCCCAACTGTGATAATAAGATATCGCgttgattttcatcggaatattTGTCCGCAGTTTCCACTGGTATCTCTGGGACATTTTCGTCATAAAGGTCACATCTGTCGATACAAATGTTATGCAGAGCACAACATGCTAAtataaattttgccattttatCGACATTATGAAAATCTAAACGCATTAGCTGCCGGAACCTGCTCTTTAAAACACCAAACGCATTTTCaattttaactcaattttaACTTCAAATTATAGAGCTTTTCCGATTCTGTTAGATTTCCATAATCACGATAAGGAATAAGAAGATATTCGCGCAACGGGTAGGCGGAGTCTCCTAAGAGATAGTACTTGTTGCCACATATGTTTGCcaattctttcgaaataaatgatAATTTTAAAACTCTAGAATCATGTATTTTGCTTGGAACACCGGTAAACACATCTTAGCGTCACAAATGCCCTGCATTGTGATAGAAATTTTATCGTGTCTATTGGCGTAAGTAGATCGTATCTTATGTTTCGGTGTCCTTACAGATATGTAGCTCCCATCGATGCAGCCCAAAACATAAGGAATACCAGAAacctgaaaattttcattttagtcTACATTGCAGATACTATTGACAGACAAGCCTTTTCAAACTCAGTAGCAATGGTGTCCTTCTCTTCAGGAATTCGTGGAAATTTTGTTACTTCCGGAGCTATGACATTTGTCATAAATTCCAAAACATTGCTAATAGAGCGATGGGTACAAGATCGGCTCATATcaaacaaatttgccacttCCCTGATAGTGGTTTTGTTGCCACAGAACCTAGTTTGAAATGTTTTGAATACTGGTAGGGTAAGTGCCAAGAAGAACTTACCATAAAAATGCTTACAATTGTTTCTCTACGTTGGTTTGAGGTCTTCCTCCTTGGTACGAGCGCTCAATTACAACAGACTCAAAACGTTCCATTAGGTATGCGACACTTTGACGACTTACGCGGAAGTTGTTTTTAAACTAGAAATACATTTAATGTTGATGTATGTACTGCATTGATGACCTTAACTACCTCTGCATCTGAATACACATGAATGACATTCTCCACAAAATTATGTACTCGGCAATGAACCTTTCTTTCTGGCTGTAATATTGCTATGGTTTCTTCATCATCGGATGATGATGACGAATCTAATAATTCGTCGATTATATGTCGCGTGTTACAGTTTTTTAgtccaatttttttatctacatagaacaaaatatatctataaaaatttttgaggcgTGTGTCCAAcactaaaaatttccataattacgtatttttatttcaatgaaaataatgaacatttattaaataaaaattcaaaaataacgcTCTGCAGGTATCTATCTATCTAATCAGTGTAAATGATTAGCATCAACTGTTCCGAAGATGAAATATCATATGATTGGTCAAATGTCATTCATAAATAACTCGTGTTCCGGTTCGTTTTTTTCCTCTTTTACACGTCAAAGTATAAACTTCTATATTTTTCTTACTCAAAAGTTTACGATTGCCGAGCTGTGAAGTTAATTAAAACAGAAAAGTATTAATTCAAAGCAATCCACTTGTGGTTAAGATATACACAAATTTTAAGctgcaaaaaattaaactttatcaCGCGAGTTAAAGGAATTTTAAGTATGTGGTCCAAAGATTTATGTCTTTGGATAACCCAAACTCAAAGTGATCGCCTGCATTGATGTAAAACAATAAGCGCAAAAAAATACGAATTAATACCCAagcaagataaaattttggaagtgatACGCCAATTATTTCTTAccactttttttggaaaatcaaaaaaaaaaaaatctatacaaaaatacctgaaaattataaaattgtcaaGGCCTTCTATAGGCCCAAGGCCTTCCTGCCCTTAAAATTGAAATTCCAAATAATTGTCTTGTTGTGGAGAAGTaacaaaattgccaaaaaaattggatattGCGTATTACCTTTTAATTTGGAGATCAATGAACATAAAAGAAGAATGAAAGTCTTCTCATAATTTACACCAACAACTACGCAGCATGTGCATTCCATTCAACACAAACAATTTACCCTATAGTTTGATTAAGTCAATGCTCTGTTCCGAATGGAGTCGGAAGAGAATTGAGAAACTACTctgctaagttttctttttttttacatctgctatgttaaattttatgaattaaaactaACATTAATTGTAACATAATTTAAGCTCTCTCATCTTAGTGTAACATTTAAGTTTGATAGTCATTGCTTTAATGGCTTAAGTGATATTTATACTTAACATAATATTCTTTCATaacaaagaaacaaacaaaacaacaaaaagtgcATGACTGAATTTACTATGTAAATTCTTTACATAGCCCTGAATCATAATGGATTGTAGGGATAcctatgttgaagaaattacatTGAAATTACATGAAATTAATGATATGATTACATTTGGTGgcatattttatttacatctatattttgaaatctttTACAGAACACGTATGGATTGAGCTCAATACATCGTTGAAAGCAATATGATAtttgaagattttgtttttgcccatatcatgtCCATCTATTACAGATCATCGCTATCCTCAACAGAGGATCTAAAAATGTAAGTCAAGcgctttatttttttacatttaacaaATTGGTTATATGAATTAACATACATTTTGGTATATAGAAATATACGTTCGATTAAATTCTTATTTTGGGAATTCATACATAAAATATAACGACATTTATTGTTAGgtttaaaaatgaattattttaataaatgtgtATAAATTTGAATTGTACAGAAATGAGATAAATTTCTTCTAATTGGGAATGGTGTATTGCAAGGTAATATGTAATGAGGTAAagtaaatttattcaaaacagTTTAGGGAaatgaataataaaatatttcgggCGCGTAATTCATTTAGAGTAGAGGGTGGGTTTTGATAAAAGCGTCCTGGCGATAAAAACAGCTTTCGCCCATATACAGATATATACCAAATGTCATCGGTTGCGggttatttcgattttttcatatttaggcCAAAATGATTTTAAGTCTtagaatgtatatatttttgatttctgttGTTGCTAAGAATCCTTTTAGTTAGGTCAAGGACCCTCCCCGATCCGGCGAGCTAAGCCCCATTTTTCTTACATTCTAAGCTCGACCAGCAAAAAGGAAAactgtttaaatattttaagaacaTAAGGCAACAAAAgagatggcgcccaacgtgttcGCTTTTAGCCGAATTCGAGATTTTTCAAGTTTAGTAGGTTAGACCAGGATCAGGATATGCTATGATATTCTGCCCGTATGATGCAATTTACTTTCCCACAATGTTTATTTTACTTTTGTGCATACCAATTGAAGAATGTAAACTTCAATTTGAAGCAGCAGAAAAGTCTACGGTTTTCGAAAGTTTGTTAGTCGGATTTTAAAAGAtagcgtaattttttttttaatcttgtgACAGCTGAAAGATAACCACATTTACAATTTAGAGTcaatagtatttttcctattttcTTAAATGTCAGTCAAGTGTTTATTCGGTTTAAATAAGGATAAACTTTAgcgatattttagaaaattcaaattaaatttcaagtatTTGTTTTCTGTAGGAGGGCGATGTTCTTGGTAAATATCTTTGAAATATATTAATAGCTTTTACATACCAATTTAAGTATTACCTTGAAAATGCAGTATACCATTCCCACAAAATTAATGATATCGTTCAcatctaattttttataatttttttttttgaaaattgagacTCGGTTATGTCAAGTAGAAGACGTAAGTCAAGAAGGCTAAATAAGTTGGAAGATTCATTAAGTGACACCGAAGTAAATTACACTATAGACGAAGAAGGGGAATTTCAAAATCCTTCCGTCATTAGACCTAGATTAGATATTAGTCCTATCGCGAATCGGACAAGAAGCAGGGGTAACCTGATCGATGTAATAGTAAGTCAAAAAGAGAGCATAATGCCAGATAATCCTAATCAAGTAGCAGGTGAAGTAGGAGCCACCGCTTCCAACTCGGGCAGTAACAATATGACCAATCTAGATGGATTAGAGGCCATGTTAGAGAGGGTAATGTCTTTAAATCATCGTTTGTATTTGGAGGAAGTGAGTAATCTAAGACGAACTTTAAGCGAAACGGTTGATAGTAATCAACCAAATGACCATAATACTAATGTTTCTCGTATATCTAATACATCTCAAGATTGTCATACACATAGAGGCCAAAGAAATGTGTCACAGCCAAATTCTTCGATGTTAGGTGAAACTTTGAGCGCTCCCAATGTTATTAAACCAATTTCAATGGACAAATGGAATGTTTATTTTGACGGAACGGAAGACGTAGAAGACTTTCTCTTTAAGATAGATACTTTGCGTAAAAGAAATAAGTATACACCCGAACAAGTATTGGCATGTTTTAATGTACTGTTAAAAGGGAAAGCAGAGTCGTGGTTTTGGTTTTATTCTAGGCAACATCCTGATGCTACTTATGATGACTTAACAACGGCTATTGTGAAGGAGTTTTCTAGGTCAGAAAATGACTGCGATAAGATAGTTAGAATGGTTCAGAAACATCAGGGACATAAAGAAAGTTTCGATGACTATTTTACAGCTATAGTAGATATGAATAGTAGATTGGATGAACCAATGAAAGAGCCGAAAATAATCgaacttataaaaaaataatgcaaAGGAGTCATTAGGGTCTTTACTGTTCTCATCTGACATTTTTAGCTTGGACCATCTTAGAGCAGCGGCTAGAAAGGCCGAAGCATTTTTGGGCCGTCAGAGTCAACTTCGCCAGCCAAAGCGTTTTGTGGCCGAAATGTACTCTTCTGAGGATACAGATGCATTACCAGATATGGGTGATATAGCAGATATAGCATACAAACATTATCATTCCAAAAGGCCGattgatttttccaaattccagTGCTGGAATTGCGATTTAATGGGCCATTCGTTTTATGATTGTCCGTCTGATAaacgtaatttattttgttaccGTTGTGGTGCAAAAGGTGTAACTACCCCGCTATGTAAAAATCACTCGGGAAACAAGAACAGGAACGAAGACTAGAGGGAACTTCGTTCGAAACCAAAAACCCCTCGGTATTGAATAATGACAAAGAATTAAATCATGTGAATTTATTACGAAGGGAGACACAATTGGATAAAGATATAAATGTAACTAAAGAGACTAGGAGAACTTATAATTTGTCTCTTCATGAGAGGAAAATGAAATATATAGAGACACGGAATAGAATTTTTGGTAATGGTCTATCGAAGCGTATAGAGAAATGTAGGGAAAGATTTAGGAAACGACGAGGATTTAAAAAGATAATAGAATCCGCAGTTATCGATGATGGTGGTGATGAGAGACCATATGCAAAAATAAGACTAGGTGGAATAGTAGTTTATGGGTTGTTGGATTCAGGTGCATCGATAAGCGTATTGGGAATGAACAGCCAGGATATAATAGAAAAGTGTAACGCGCAAATTGCGAAATTTAGCAGTACCTTGAAAACGGCTGATGGCAGTAGACAGGATATTATAGGTTACACTGAAATACCTGTtacttataaaaatacaaccagaaatgttttattttacataGCACCTTCTTTGAGGCAAAAGGTATATCTTGGGGTtaatttttggaagatttttgatATTGCTCCTCAAATTTTTCTGTCTGAGATTTCTACAGGTTCCAATTCTCAATCTGATGACACAGAATCATTTCATATTCTGAATTCTCGACAAAAATTAGAATTGTCAAAAGTTATCGATGAATtcccatcattttcaaaattaggtttaggTCGCACTAGCCTAGAGACTCATAACATCGATACGGGGAATTCTCCGCCATTCAAAATTAAGCATTATCCGATGTCTCCGCCTCGACAACAGGAGGCTTATGCTGAGCTGGATCGGATGCTTTATTTAGGCGTTATTGAGGAGAGTAACAGCCCTTATTGTAGCCCTATTGTTTTGGTCAGAAAACCTGGGAAGAATAGGCTCTGTCTCGACTCGCGTAAGCTTAATGAATTGACAAAGAAAGACGCATATCCCTTGCCACACATAAATGGACTTTTAAGTAGACTACAGGACACTCACTATATCTCGGGCATTGACCTTAAAGATGCTTATTGGCAAATACCCTTAGATGAGAGTTCAAAAGAAAAAACGGCATTTGCAGTACCTGGAAGGCCACTGTACCAATATACAGTAATGCCTTTCGGTCTCTGCAATGCTGCACAAAGAATGAGCAGACTAATGGATAAAGTAATACCCAGTCGTCTACGTGAAAAAGTATTTATATATCTAGACGATCTTTTAGTCTGCACATCAGATTTCGATACCCATTTAAGTGTGTTAAGGGAAGTTGCAAAATGTTTGAATTATGCTAATTTGACTATAAACGTCGAGAAGAGTCGATTTTgccagaaagaaataaaatatttaggatACATAGTTGGCCAGGGTACTCTTCGAACTAACCAAGAAAAAGTAGAGGCGATAACTAAATTTCCCTTACCGAAGACTGCACGACAGATTAGAAGATTCATAGGCATGACCGGTTGGTACCGTCAATTTATTTCCAATTACGCCGAGTTATCTGCACCACTGACCGACTGTCTAAAGAAAACCGAGAAATTTAGAATAACACCAGAGGCGGAGTTAGCTTTCACACGATTAAAAGAGGCCCTTACAACGGCCCCTGTATTGAGTCAACCGGACTTTTCTAGACCATTTACTATACAATGTGATGCCTCGAGAGTAGGAGTAGGCGGTGTATTAGTTCAGACAGATTGTACCGggcaggagcaccccatagcGTATGTGTCTCAAAAACTTAACAAGGCgcaaaaaaattacacagtGACTGAGCTTGAGTGTTTGGCCGCAATAGTGTGTCTTAAACGATTTCGACCCTATGTCGAGGGTCTTCAGTTTAAGATTATCACCGACCATAGTAGTTTACGATGGCTCATGTCACAAAAGGACTTATCCGGAAGACTAGGTCGGTGGAGTCTTAAGCTGCAGTCTTTTGATTTTGAAGTCGAATATCGAAAAGGCTCTGCTAATATTGTGCCAGATGCCCTTTCGAGAgtgcatgacgtggaggaaatagAGACAGAAATGCCATTTGAAATTGACTTGAATTCTAATCATTTTTCATCGACGGAATATAATGACCTTAAAGACAAAATTGAACAATTTCGGGACAATTTTCCAGATACTTGTATTTCCGATGGATTCGTTTATCAGAGGGTGAAATTCAGAAAAGGGGAATGTGAGGAGGAAGATTTATTATGGCGTTTATGGTTGCCCCGAGGAATGAGAGATGAGGTTATAAGAAATTGTCATATCTTTAACTCATGTCACGGTGGTTTTGCAAAAACTCTAAACAGAATACGAGAAAAATATTTCTGGCCTAAAATGGCCAAAGATGTCAAAATGTTTGTGGCTGATTGTGATACGTGTAAATCTGTGAAACCTACAAATCAGATTTTGAAACCCCCTATGGGGCATCAGATGAAAACAGAACGCCCATTCCAGCGTATCTATATGGATCTTTTAGGTCCATATCCACGAACTAGGCAGGGCAATAGTATGGTTTTTGTAGCTTTAGACCActtcacaaaatatatttttctcaaaCCACTGAAAAAGGCAACCTCGGCGGCTATTATATCTTACgttgaggaaaatatttttcaccagTTTGGGGTGGCACAATATATACATACGGATAATGGCAAACAATTTGTATCATCTCAAATGGTTGATTTTCTAAAGGCCTATGGCATAACGCATATAAAAACAGCCTTATATTCTCCACAGGCTAATTGTTCTGAACGAACCAACCGcgaatttttagtaaaattgaggGTTATGATAAAAGAGAAACAATCTAACTGGGACCAATATGTGTCAAAGATAGCCAGTATTTTACGA encodes:
- the LOC142227654 gene encoding uncharacterized protein LOC142227654, with protein sequence MDENIEISPQSFKQVQVWTDGETRMMLDLYGKYMPEIGTMKKFKNKKAMWSKISEDIPTKTPKQCEERYKTVLKRKKIAIENNNTSGAKRQRVDFEKELENICSLDDSLEPEVQLSSQKYVKKENKNKNYENGSKKTIHDTLLEIANMKEEAKERRHKEKMEAVNTMQTILLRISEQNEIEYNFEAV